A window of the Oryza brachyantha chromosome 5, ObraRS2, whole genome shotgun sequence genome harbors these coding sequences:
- the LOC102714917 gene encoding auxin-responsive protein IAA16-like isoform X2, with protein sequence MAWNGGRFGEEGEERGLELSLGLPAYFSGAPSPPAQPGLEGKSRASAAAAGANGSCGGFKGRPAGPVVGWPPVRSFRRNLASSSSKPSSQGDRVDDGAGGKAAAAAAVGGQRGHFVKVNVDGVPIGRKVDLAAHGSYGELSAAVDRLFRGLLVAARRDPATATGVSCCTGILDGGSGGEYALVYEDDEGDQMLVGDVPWNMFIAAAKRLRVLRSSDMNASSLRLRSASRKRAAAE encoded by the exons ATGGCTTGGAATGGTGGCAGGtttggagaggagggagaagagaggggCCTTGAGCTCAGCCTCGGCCTCCCAGCCTACTTCTCCGGcgctccatcgccgccggcccaaCCAG GTTTGGAGGGCAAGAGCAGAGcgagtgctgctgctgctggagccAATGGATCATGCGGTGGCTTCAAGGGAAG GCCGGCGGGTCCGGTCGTCGGGTGGCCGCCGGTGCGTTCGTTCCGGCGGAAcctggcgtcgtcgtcgtcgaagcCGTCGTCGCAGGGGGACAGGgtggacgacggcgcgggaggcaaggccgcggcggcggcggcggtcggcggccaGAGGGGCCACTTCGTCAAGGTCAACGTGGACGGCGTCCCGATCGGCCGGAAGGTCGACCTGGCGGCGCACGGCAGCTACGGCgagctctccgccgccgtcgaccgtcTCTTCCGcggcctcctcgtcgccg CGCGAAGGGACCCCGCAACGGCCACCGGCGTGAGCTGCTGCACCGGGATCctggacggcggcagcggcggcgagtaCGCTCTCGTctacgaggacgacgagggcgACCAGATGCTCGTCGGCGACGTGCCATGGAA CATgttcatcgccgccgcgaagAGGCTGCGCGTGCTGAGGAGCTCCGACATGAACGCCTCGTCG CTACGACTACGATCAGCGAGCAGGAAGAGGGCAGCGGCCGAGTGA
- the LOC102714917 gene encoding auxin-responsive protein IAA16-like isoform X1, which yields MAWNGGRFGEEGEERGLELSLGLPAYFSGAPSPPAQPGLEGKSRASAAAAGANGSCGGFKGSRPAGPVVGWPPVRSFRRNLASSSSKPSSQGDRVDDGAGGKAAAAAAVGGQRGHFVKVNVDGVPIGRKVDLAAHGSYGELSAAVDRLFRGLLVAARRDPATATGVSCCTGILDGGSGGEYALVYEDDEGDQMLVGDVPWNMFIAAAKRLRVLRSSDMNASSLRLRSASRKRAAAE from the exons ATGGCTTGGAATGGTGGCAGGtttggagaggagggagaagagaggggCCTTGAGCTCAGCCTCGGCCTCCCAGCCTACTTCTCCGGcgctccatcgccgccggcccaaCCAG GTTTGGAGGGCAAGAGCAGAGcgagtgctgctgctgctggagccAATGGATCATGCGGTGGCTTCAAGGGAAG CAGGCCGGCGGGTCCGGTCGTCGGGTGGCCGCCGGTGCGTTCGTTCCGGCGGAAcctggcgtcgtcgtcgtcgaagcCGTCGTCGCAGGGGGACAGGgtggacgacggcgcgggaggcaaggccgcggcggcggcggcggtcggcggccaGAGGGGCCACTTCGTCAAGGTCAACGTGGACGGCGTCCCGATCGGCCGGAAGGTCGACCTGGCGGCGCACGGCAGCTACGGCgagctctccgccgccgtcgaccgtcTCTTCCGcggcctcctcgtcgccg CGCGAAGGGACCCCGCAACGGCCACCGGCGTGAGCTGCTGCACCGGGATCctggacggcggcagcggcggcgagtaCGCTCTCGTctacgaggacgacgagggcgACCAGATGCTCGTCGGCGACGTGCCATGGAA CATgttcatcgccgccgcgaagAGGCTGCGCGTGCTGAGGAGCTCCGACATGAACGCCTCGTCG CTACGACTACGATCAGCGAGCAGGAAGAGGGCAGCGGCCGAGTGA
- the LOC102714644 gene encoding hexokinase-7, with the protein MVAAAAEQVVAGLREECATPAGRLDEVAAAMAEEMAAGLAEEGGSKVKMIVSYVDSLPNGSEEGLFYALDLGGTNFRVLRVQLAGKEKRVVKRESREVSIPRHLMSGNSSELFGFIALALAKFVHDEGHNTLFDNKQRELGFTFSFPVRQTSIASGTLIKWTKAFSIDDAVGEDVVAELQMAMEKQGLDMRVSALINDTVGTLAAGSYYDEDVVVGVILGTGSNAAYLEKASAIPKLEGELPKSGNMVINTEWGNFSSPCLPLTEYDEALDKESLNPGEQIFEKLISGMYLGEIVRRVLLKISLQSSIFGNVDQTKLKSHFILRTPDISAMHHDQTPDLKIVAEKLADNLKIIDTSLETRKMVVEICDIVTRRSARLAAAGIVGILRKIGRGNPNDKRKSVIAIDGGLYEHYTEFRQCLESTLTELIGEEASRSVTVKLANDGSGLGAALIAAAHSQYLK; encoded by the exons atggtggcggcggcggcggagcaggtaGTGGCGGGGCTGAGGGAGGAGtgcgcgacgccggcggggCGGCTGGatgaggtggcggcggccatggccgaggagatggcggcggggttggcggaggagggcggcagcaaggtCAAGATGATTGTCTCCTACGTCGACAGCCTCCCCAATGG GAGCGAAGAGGGCTTGTTCTACGCACTTGATCTTGGAGGAACAAACTTCCGCGTCCTGCGTGTGCAGCTCGCTGGGAAGGAGAAGCGAGTCGTCAAGCGCGAATCAAGGGAGGTCTCCATCCCTCGTCATCTCATGTCCGGCAATTCCTCG GAGCTGTTTGGTTTCATTGCTTTGGCGTTAGCCAAGTTTGTTCATGACGAAGGTCACAATACCCTATTTGACAACAAGCAAAGGGAACTAGGGTTCACCTTCTCTTTCCCAGTGAGGCAGACATCAATTGCGTCAGGGACTCTTATCAAGTGGACCAAGGCGTTCTCTATTGATGATGCT GTAGGTGAAGATGTGGTGGCCGAATTGCAGATGGCCATGGAGAAGCAAGGTCTGGACATGCGTGTTTCCGCATTG ATCAATGACACCGTTGGGACATTGGCGGCAGGAAGCTACTATGATGAAGATGTTGTTGTTGGTGTGATCTTAGGGACTGGCTCAAACGCCGCATATCTTGAGAAGGCAAGTGCCATCCCCAAGTTGGAAGGCGAGTTGCCAAAATCAGGAAACATG GTTATTAACACAGAATGGGGTAACTTCTCATCACCCTGTCTGCCATTGACAGAATATGATGAAGCACTAGATAAAGAGAGCTTAAACCCTGGAGAGCAG ATCTTTGAGAAATTGATTTCCGGAATGTACCTAGGTGAAATTGTAAGGAGGGTGCTTCTTAAAATATCCTTGCAGTCTTCAATTTTTGGCAATGTCGATCAGACCAAGCTCAAAAGTCACTTTATTCTGAG GACTCCTGATATTTCTGCAATGCATCATGATCAAACACCTGATCTGAAGATTGTGGCTGAAAAACTTGCAGATAACCTGAAG ATCATAGACACGTCCTTAGAAACAAGGAAGATGGTTGTTGAAATCTGCGACATCGTCACCAGAAGATCTGCCCGTCTGGCTGCTGCAGGGATTGTAGGGATCCTCAGGAAGATTGGGAGAGGCAACCCTAACGACAAGCGAAAGTCGGTTATCGCCATCGACGGCGGCCTGTATGAACATTACACAGAATTCCGGCAGTGCCTGGAGAGCACGCTGACAGAGTTGATCGGAGAAGAGGCGTCCAGGTCGGTGACTGTCAAGCTTGCAAACGACGGGTCAGGCCTTGGAGCTGCACTGATCGCAGCTGCTCACTCTCAGTACCTGAAATGA